Proteins found in one Columba livia isolate bColLiv1 breed racing homer chromosome 11, bColLiv1.pat.W.v2, whole genome shotgun sequence genomic segment:
- the LOC102098612 gene encoding olfactory receptor 5P55, translated as MTKQEWKNRTAVTEFILLGFGNGPEVDSLLFLVFLSIYAVTIAGNTFIIVLVMTDRHLHTPMYFLLGNLACLEICYSTNILPRMLLSYLGGDRSISVHGCFTQYYFFGCLAAAECYLLSAMSYDRYLAVCEPLRYASRMDNKLCLQLGAASWVSGFLSNSILTFLISNLDFCGPNEIEHFFCDSFPMIRLSCSDTRVAGLVTSLVAAVCSLPPFLLTFSSYLYIIATVMRIPSATGRKKAFSTCSSHLIVVILFYWSILTVYVLPHHDTQTSPNKVLSVFYTILTPLVNPLIYSLRNREVKEALRKQTSKLKTFRWLLSVKNGGNNP; from the coding sequence ATGACAAAGCAAGAGTGGAAAAACAGAACGGCTGTTACGGAGTTCATCCTCCTGGGGTTTGGGAATGGCCCTGAAGTGgattctcttctcttcctggTATTTCTGTCAATCTACGCTGTGACCATAGCTGGAAACACCTTCATCATTGTGCTGGTGATGACGGATCGGCACCTTCACACACCAATGTACTTCCTCCTGGGCAACCTGGCCTGCTTGGAAATCTGCTACAGCACCAATATTTTGCCAAGGATGCTGCTCAGCTATCTGGGTGGAGACAGAAGCATTTCAGTCCACGGGTGTTTCACACAATACTATTTCTTTGGCTGCTTGGCAGCTGCGGAGTGCTACCTGCTGTCAGCGATGTCCTACGACAGGTACCTGGCGGTGTGCGAACCCCTGCGCTACGCGTCCCGCATGGACAACAAGCTCTGTCTCCAGCTGGGTGCCGCCTCCTGGGTGAGCGGCTTTCTGTCCAATTCTATACTCACATTCCTGATCTCAAACTTAGATTTCTGTGGGCCTAACGAAATTGAGCATTTCTTCTGCGACTCGTTCCCGATGATAAGGCTGTCCTGCAGTGACACCCGTGTGGCGGGACTTGTCACTTCTCTCGTGGCGGCTGTGTGCTCGCTGCCGCCGTTTCTGCTGACGTTCTCATCCTATCTCTACATCATTGCCACAGTCATGAGAATTCCTTCTGCcactggaaggaaaaaggcCTTTTCCACTTGCTCCTCACACCTTATTGTGGTGATTCTTTTTTACTGGTCAATATTAACTGTCTATGTACTTCCTCATCATGACACCCAAACATCTCCAAACAAAGTCTTGTCTGTTTTTTATACCATTCTCACTCCCTTGGTCAATCCTCTCATCTACAGtctgagaaacagagaagtaaAGGAAGCTCTGAGAAAACAGACAAGTAAATTGAAGACTTTCAGATGGCtgctttctgttaaaaatggGGGTAATAATCCTTAG
- the LOC102098786 gene encoding olfactory receptor 10A7, with amino-acid sequence MVSAAEKQNQTYNTEFILLGFGDLPDLQVPLFLLFLVIYVVTMMGNILILALVVADQHLHTPMYFFLSNLSCLEMCSSSTILPKLLASFLTGDRTISYSSCLTQFFVFAFLVGVECYLLAVMSYDRYLAVCKPLRYATLMNPKLCIALAAGSWVSGFVISFVITLLMSHMLFCDRREIDHFFCDFAPVTKCSCSDTFLIEAVTSLMSALCTMLPFLFTVASYVLIIITVLRIVSATGRQKAFSTCSTHLVVVAIFYSVLILVYMLPKTYNLAAFNKFFSVFYTVVTPMVNPLIYTLRNKEVRRALEKQVQAFMVLYK; translated from the coding sequence ATGGTGtcagctgcagaaaagcaaaaccaaacctacAACACAGAATTCATCCTCCTGGGATTTGGCGATTTACCTGATCTTCAGGTTCCtcttttcctgctcttcctGGTGATCTACGTGGTGACGATGATGGGGAACATTCTCATCCTCGCGTTGGTGGTGGCTGATCAGCATCTTCACACCCCAATGTACTTCTTCCTCAGTAACTTGTCCTGCTTGGAGATGTGCAGCAGCTCCACCATCCTGCCCAAGCTGCTGGCCAGCTTCCTGACAGGCGACAGGACGATTTCCTACAGCAGCTGCCTCACACAGTTCTTCGTATTTGCTTTTCTAGTTGGGGTAGAGTGTTACCTCCTGGCCGTGATGTCTTACGATCGATATTTGGCGGTATGCAAACCTTTACGTTACGCCACACTGATGAATCCCAAACTTTGCATAGCGCTGGCTGCAGGCTCCTGGGTAAGTGGTTTTGTGATCAGCTTTGTTATCACACTCTTGATGTCACACATGCTGTTCTGTGACCGCCGAGAGATTGACcatttcttctgtgattttgcCCCTGTGACAAAATGCTCCTGCAGCGACACATTCCTGATAGAAGCTGTAACATCTCTGATGTCTGCTCTGTGTACTatgctgccttttcttttcaCCGTAGCATCCTATGTTTTAATCATCATCACCGTCTTGAGAATTGTTTCAGCTACGGGGAGGCAAAAGGCATTTTCCACGTGCTCCACACACCTCGTTGTGGTTGCTATTTTCTATTCAGTTCTCATCCTTGTCTATATGCTACCAAAAACTTACAACCTTGCAGCTTTTAACAagtttttctctgtcttctacACTGTGGTGACACCCATGGTGAATCCCCTTATCTACACCTTGAGGAACAAAGAAGTCAGACGAGCCCTGGAGAAACAAGTCCAGGCATTTATGGTTTTATACAAATGA